One window of Perca fluviatilis chromosome 12, GENO_Pfluv_1.0, whole genome shotgun sequence genomic DNA carries:
- the sf3b1 gene encoding splicing factor 3B subunit 1 isoform X2 — translation MLEQNLSKEEREIRQQLAEKAKSGDLKAVNGSAASQAAAAAAAAAKRKRRWDQTADQTPTTGNTTPKKISTWDQADSSSETPGHTPGHTPAHTPSSTRWDETPGRPKGSETPGATPSTRMWDPTPSHTPAGAATPGRDTPGHATPGHGGATGSVRKNRWDETPKTERETPGHGSGWAETPRTDRGDESVGETPTPGASKRKSRWDETPASQMGSSTPLLTPGKTPIGTPAMNMATPTPGHLMSMTPEQLQAWRWEREIDERNRPLTDDELDAMFPEGYKVLPPPAGYVPIRTPARKLSATPTPIGGMTGFHMQVEDRTTKQMNDQPSGNLPFLKPDDIQYFDKLLVEVDESTLSPEEQKERKIMKLLLKIKNGTPPMRKAALRQITDKAREFGAGPLFNQILPLLMSPTLEDQERHLLVKVIDRILYKLDDLVRPYVHKILVVIEPLLIDEDYYARVEGREIISNLAKAAGLATMISTMRPDIDNMDEYVRNTTARAFAVVASALGIPSLLPFLKAVCKSKKSWQARHTGIKIVQQIAILMGCAILPHLRSLVEIIEHGLVDEQQKVRTISALAIAALAEAATPYGIESFDSVLKPLWKGIRQHRGKGLAAFLKAIGYLIPLMDAEYANYYTREVMLILIREFQSPDEEMKKIVLKVVKQCCGTDGVEANYIKTEILPPFFKHFWQHRMALDRRNYRQLVDTTVELANKVGAAEIISRIVDDLKDEAEQYRKMVMETIEKIMGNLGAADIDHKLEEQLIDGILYAFQEQTTEDSVMLNGFGTVVNALGKRVKPYLPQICGTVLWRLNNKSAKVRQQAADLISRTAVVMKTCQEEKLMGHLGVVLYEYLGEEYPEVLGSILGALKAIVNVIGMHKMTPPIKDLLPRLTPILKNRHEKVQENCIDLVGRIADRGAEYVSAREWMRICFELLELLKAHKKAIRRATVNTFGYIAKAIGPHDVLATLLNNLKVQERQNRVCTTVAIAIVAETCSPFTVLPALMNEYRVPELNVQNGVLKSLSFLFEYIGEMGKDYIYAVTPLLEDALMDRDLVHRQTASAVVQHMSLGVYGFGCEDSLNHLLNYVWPNVFETSPHVIQAVMGALEGLRVAIGPCRMLQYCLQGLFHPARKVRDVYWKIYNSIYIGSQDALIAHYPQVYNDEKNMYVRYELDYVL, via the exons ATGTTGGAGCAGAACCTGTCAAAAGAGGAG AGAGAGATTCGTCAGCAGCTGGCAGAGAAGGCCAAATCTGGGGACCTGAAAGCTGTCAACGGGTCCGCCGCCTCACAAGCTGCCGCCGCCGCAGCCGCCGCCGCAAAACGTAAGCGTCGCTGGGACCAGACAGCTGACCAAACCCCAACTACCGGTAATACTACACCCAAAAAGATTTCCACCTGGGACCAGGCCGACTCCTCTTCTGAG ACTCCGGGACACACCCCAGGACACACCCCCGCACACACGCCTTCCAGCACCCGATGGGATGAAACCCCTGGCCGCCCTAAAGGCAGCGAGACCCCGGGGGCCACTCCCAGTACCCGCATGTGGGACCCCACTCCCAGTCACACACCTGCTGGCGCCGCCACCCCTGGCAGGGACACGCCCGGCCATGCCACGCCTGGTCACGGTGGAGCCACAGGAAGCGTGCGCAAGAACCGCTGGGACGAAACCCCGAAGACGGAAAGGGAGACCCCGGGACACGGGAGTGGCTGGGCCGAAACGCCACGCACAGACCGAGGAGACGAGTCCGTGGGCGAGACTCCGACCCCGGGGGCCAGTAAGAGGAAGTCTCGGTGGGATGAAACCCCTGCCAGTCAGATGGGCTCCTCAACACCACTACTTACCCCGGGAAAAACGCCCATAGGCACGCCAGCTATGAACATGGCTACCCCAACACCAG GTCACCTGATGAGCATGACCCCAGAGCAGCTGCAGGCGTGGAGGTGGGAGAGGGAGATTGATGAGAGGAACCGGCCTCTCACCGACGACGAGCTTGACGCCATGTTCCCAGAGGGATACAAG GTCTTGCCTCCCCCAGCAGGCTACGTGCCGATCCGAACTCCGGCCCGTAAGCTGTCGGCCACGCCTACGCCCATTGGAGGCATGACGGGCTTCCACATGCAAGTGGAGGACCGCACCACGAAACAGATGAATGACCAGCCCTCCGGAAACCTCCCCTTCCTCAAGCCCGATGACATCCAGTATTTTGACAAACTGCTG GTTGAGGTGGACGAATCCACGCTGAGCCCTGAggagcagaaagagagaaagatcaTGAAGTTGCTGCTGAAAATTAAAAATGGAACGCCGCCCATGAGAAAG GCTGCTCTGCGTCAGATCACAGATAAAGCTCGTGAATTTGGAGCAGGCCCCCTGTTCAATCAGATCCTGCCTTTACTCATGTCGCCCACCCTGGAGGACCAGGAGCGCCATCTGCTGGTTAAAGTCATTGACCGCATTCTCTACAAACTGGATGACCTGGTTCGACCATACGTACACAAG ATCCTGGTGGTGATTGAGCCCCTGCTGATTGATGAGGACTACTATGCCAGAGTAGAAGGCAGAGAAATCATCTCCAACTTGGCAAAG gCGGCCGGTCTGGCTACGATGATCTCCACAATGCGACCCGATATCGACAACATGGACGAGTACGTCAGAAACACCACAGCCCGAGCCTTCGCCGTGGTGGCCTCTGCTCTCGGTATTCCCTCTCTCCTGCCGTTTCTCAAAGCTGTGTGTAAAAGCAAGAAGTCCTGGCAGGCCAGGCACACGGGCATCAAGATCGTGCAGCAGATCGCCATCCTCATGGGCTGCGCCATTCTGCCCCACCTGCGCAGCTTGGTGGAGATCATCGAACACG GTCTGGTGGACGAGCAGCAGAAGGTGAGGACCATCAGTGCCCTGGCTATCGCTGCCCTCGCTGAAGCTGCTACGCCCTACGGTATCGAATCCTTTGACTCGGTCCTCAAGCCGCTCTGGAAGGGTATCAGACAGCACAGAGGAAAG GGTCTGGCTGCTTTCCTGAAAGCTATCGGTTACCTGATCCCACTGATGGACGCCGAGTATGCAAACTACTACACCAGAGAGGTGATGCTTATCCTCATCCGAGAGTTCCAGTCCCCTGACGAGGAGATGAAGAAGATTGTACTCAAG GTGGTGAAGCAGTGTTGCGGCACGGACGGTGTAGAAGCCAACTACATTAAGACGGAGATCCTGCCCCCCTTCTTCAAGCACTTCTGGCAGCACAGGATGGCTCTGGACAGACGTAACTACAGACAG TTGGTGGACACCACAGTGGAGCTGGCCAACAAAGTTGGAGCAGCAGAGATCATTTCTCGCATCGTTGACGACCTGAAAGACGAGGCGGAGCAGTACAGAAAGATGGTGATGGAGACCATCGAGAAGATCATGGGCAACCTGGGTGCAGCGGACATCGACCACAAGCTGGAGGAGCAGTTGATCGACGGTATCCTGTACGCCTTCCAGGAACAGACGACCGAG GACTCCGTGATGCTTAATGGTTTCGGCACAGTGGTGAACGCCCTCGGGAAGCGCGTGAAACCCTACCTGCCTCAGATCTGTGGTACGGTGCTGTGGCGTCTCAACAACAAGTCCGCCAAAGTCCGTCAGCAGGCTGCCGACCTGATCTCCCGCACGGCCGTGGTCATGAAGACTTGCCAGGAG GAGAAGCTGATGGGTCACTTGGGTGTGGTGCTGTACGAGTACCTGGGAGAGGAGTACCCGGAGGTGTTGGGTAGCATCCTGGGAGCATTGAAGGCCATCGTTAACGTCATCG GTATGCACAAAATGACTCCGCCGATCAAAGACCTGCTTCCTCGTTTGACTCCCATCCTGAAGAACCGACACGAGAAGGTGCAGGAGAACTGTATCGACCTGGTGGGCAGGATCGCTGACAG GGGTGCTGAATATGTGTCGGCCAGGGAGTGGATGAGGATTTGTTTCGaactgctggagctgctgaagGCTCACAAAAAGGCCATCCGCAGAGCTACTGTCAACACGTTTGGTTACATCGCCAAAGCCATCGG CCCCCACGATGTCTTGGCCACGCTGCTCAATAACCTGAAGGTCCAGGAGCGTCAGAACCGAGTCTGCACGACCGTGGCCATCGCCATCGTCGCCGAGACCTGTTCGCCGTTCACTGTGCTGCCGGCGCTCATGAACGAATACCGCGTGCCTGAACTCAACGTGCAGAACGGCGTGCTCAAGTCCCTCTCCTTCCTGTTTGAGTACATCGGAGAGATGGGCAAGGACTACATCTACGCCGTCACACCGCTGCTGGAGGACGCGCTCATGGACAG AGACCTGGTCCACCGACAGACAGCCAGCGCCGTGGTCCAGCACATGTCTCTGGGCGTCTACGGTTTCGGCTGTGAAGACTCCCTCAACCACCTGCTTAACTACGTGTGGCCCAACGTGTTTGAGACCTCGCCTCATGTGATCCAGGCGGTTATGGGTGCCCTGGAGGGGCTGAGGGTGGCCATCGGGCCCTGCCGCATGCTGCAGTACTGCTTACAG GGCTTGTTCCATCCGGCCAGGAAGGTGCGAGACGTCTACTGGAAGATTTACAACTCCATCTACATCGGCTCGCAGGACGCCCTCATCGCTCACTACCCACAAGTCTACAACGACGAGAAAAACATGTACGTCCGCTACGAACTAGATTACGTCTTGTAA
- the sf3b1 gene encoding splicing factor 3B subunit 1 isoform X1: MAKIAKTHEDIEAQILEIQGMKATLLEEGDQGVGLDSTGFYDQEIYGGSDSRFAGYVTSIAANEQEEDDEEDSTTSLLGQKKPGYHAPVAILNAIPQSDEQYDPFAEHRPPKIAEREDEYKARRRQMIISPERLDPFADGGKTPDPKLQVRSYVDVMLEQNLSKEEREIRQQLAEKAKSGDLKAVNGSAASQAAAAAAAAAKRKRRWDQTADQTPTTGNTTPKKISTWDQADSSSETPGHTPGHTPAHTPSSTRWDETPGRPKGSETPGATPSTRMWDPTPSHTPAGAATPGRDTPGHATPGHGGATGSVRKNRWDETPKTERETPGHGSGWAETPRTDRGDESVGETPTPGASKRKSRWDETPASQMGSSTPLLTPGKTPIGTPAMNMATPTPGHLMSMTPEQLQAWRWEREIDERNRPLTDDELDAMFPEGYKVLPPPAGYVPIRTPARKLSATPTPIGGMTGFHMQVEDRTTKQMNDQPSGNLPFLKPDDIQYFDKLLVEVDESTLSPEEQKERKIMKLLLKIKNGTPPMRKAALRQITDKAREFGAGPLFNQILPLLMSPTLEDQERHLLVKVIDRILYKLDDLVRPYVHKILVVIEPLLIDEDYYARVEGREIISNLAKAAGLATMISTMRPDIDNMDEYVRNTTARAFAVVASALGIPSLLPFLKAVCKSKKSWQARHTGIKIVQQIAILMGCAILPHLRSLVEIIEHGLVDEQQKVRTISALAIAALAEAATPYGIESFDSVLKPLWKGIRQHRGKGLAAFLKAIGYLIPLMDAEYANYYTREVMLILIREFQSPDEEMKKIVLKVVKQCCGTDGVEANYIKTEILPPFFKHFWQHRMALDRRNYRQLVDTTVELANKVGAAEIISRIVDDLKDEAEQYRKMVMETIEKIMGNLGAADIDHKLEEQLIDGILYAFQEQTTEDSVMLNGFGTVVNALGKRVKPYLPQICGTVLWRLNNKSAKVRQQAADLISRTAVVMKTCQEEKLMGHLGVVLYEYLGEEYPEVLGSILGALKAIVNVIGMHKMTPPIKDLLPRLTPILKNRHEKVQENCIDLVGRIADRGAEYVSAREWMRICFELLELLKAHKKAIRRATVNTFGYIAKAIGPHDVLATLLNNLKVQERQNRVCTTVAIAIVAETCSPFTVLPALMNEYRVPELNVQNGVLKSLSFLFEYIGEMGKDYIYAVTPLLEDALMDRDLVHRQTASAVVQHMSLGVYGFGCEDSLNHLLNYVWPNVFETSPHVIQAVMGALEGLRVAIGPCRMLQYCLQGLFHPARKVRDVYWKIYNSIYIGSQDALIAHYPQVYNDEKNMYVRYELDYVL; encoded by the exons AGGGTACCATGCACCAGTGGCGATACTCAATGCCATTCCTCAGTCAGACGAGCAA TACGACCCGTTTGCAGAGCATCGTCCACCAAAGATCGCAGAGCGGGAAGATGAATACAAAGCCCGGCGCAGACAGATGATCATCTCACCTGAGCGTCTCGACCCTTTTGCAGATG GGGGCAAAACGCCGGACCCCAAGCTGCAAGTCAGGTCGTACGTGGACGTCATGTTGGAGCAGAACCTGTCAAAAGAGGAG AGAGAGATTCGTCAGCAGCTGGCAGAGAAGGCCAAATCTGGGGACCTGAAAGCTGTCAACGGGTCCGCCGCCTCACAAGCTGCCGCCGCCGCAGCCGCCGCCGCAAAACGTAAGCGTCGCTGGGACCAGACAGCTGACCAAACCCCAACTACCGGTAATACTACACCCAAAAAGATTTCCACCTGGGACCAGGCCGACTCCTCTTCTGAG ACTCCGGGACACACCCCAGGACACACCCCCGCACACACGCCTTCCAGCACCCGATGGGATGAAACCCCTGGCCGCCCTAAAGGCAGCGAGACCCCGGGGGCCACTCCCAGTACCCGCATGTGGGACCCCACTCCCAGTCACACACCTGCTGGCGCCGCCACCCCTGGCAGGGACACGCCCGGCCATGCCACGCCTGGTCACGGTGGAGCCACAGGAAGCGTGCGCAAGAACCGCTGGGACGAAACCCCGAAGACGGAAAGGGAGACCCCGGGACACGGGAGTGGCTGGGCCGAAACGCCACGCACAGACCGAGGAGACGAGTCCGTGGGCGAGACTCCGACCCCGGGGGCCAGTAAGAGGAAGTCTCGGTGGGATGAAACCCCTGCCAGTCAGATGGGCTCCTCAACACCACTACTTACCCCGGGAAAAACGCCCATAGGCACGCCAGCTATGAACATGGCTACCCCAACACCAG GTCACCTGATGAGCATGACCCCAGAGCAGCTGCAGGCGTGGAGGTGGGAGAGGGAGATTGATGAGAGGAACCGGCCTCTCACCGACGACGAGCTTGACGCCATGTTCCCAGAGGGATACAAG GTCTTGCCTCCCCCAGCAGGCTACGTGCCGATCCGAACTCCGGCCCGTAAGCTGTCGGCCACGCCTACGCCCATTGGAGGCATGACGGGCTTCCACATGCAAGTGGAGGACCGCACCACGAAACAGATGAATGACCAGCCCTCCGGAAACCTCCCCTTCCTCAAGCCCGATGACATCCAGTATTTTGACAAACTGCTG GTTGAGGTGGACGAATCCACGCTGAGCCCTGAggagcagaaagagagaaagatcaTGAAGTTGCTGCTGAAAATTAAAAATGGAACGCCGCCCATGAGAAAG GCTGCTCTGCGTCAGATCACAGATAAAGCTCGTGAATTTGGAGCAGGCCCCCTGTTCAATCAGATCCTGCCTTTACTCATGTCGCCCACCCTGGAGGACCAGGAGCGCCATCTGCTGGTTAAAGTCATTGACCGCATTCTCTACAAACTGGATGACCTGGTTCGACCATACGTACACAAG ATCCTGGTGGTGATTGAGCCCCTGCTGATTGATGAGGACTACTATGCCAGAGTAGAAGGCAGAGAAATCATCTCCAACTTGGCAAAG gCGGCCGGTCTGGCTACGATGATCTCCACAATGCGACCCGATATCGACAACATGGACGAGTACGTCAGAAACACCACAGCCCGAGCCTTCGCCGTGGTGGCCTCTGCTCTCGGTATTCCCTCTCTCCTGCCGTTTCTCAAAGCTGTGTGTAAAAGCAAGAAGTCCTGGCAGGCCAGGCACACGGGCATCAAGATCGTGCAGCAGATCGCCATCCTCATGGGCTGCGCCATTCTGCCCCACCTGCGCAGCTTGGTGGAGATCATCGAACACG GTCTGGTGGACGAGCAGCAGAAGGTGAGGACCATCAGTGCCCTGGCTATCGCTGCCCTCGCTGAAGCTGCTACGCCCTACGGTATCGAATCCTTTGACTCGGTCCTCAAGCCGCTCTGGAAGGGTATCAGACAGCACAGAGGAAAG GGTCTGGCTGCTTTCCTGAAAGCTATCGGTTACCTGATCCCACTGATGGACGCCGAGTATGCAAACTACTACACCAGAGAGGTGATGCTTATCCTCATCCGAGAGTTCCAGTCCCCTGACGAGGAGATGAAGAAGATTGTACTCAAG GTGGTGAAGCAGTGTTGCGGCACGGACGGTGTAGAAGCCAACTACATTAAGACGGAGATCCTGCCCCCCTTCTTCAAGCACTTCTGGCAGCACAGGATGGCTCTGGACAGACGTAACTACAGACAG TTGGTGGACACCACAGTGGAGCTGGCCAACAAAGTTGGAGCAGCAGAGATCATTTCTCGCATCGTTGACGACCTGAAAGACGAGGCGGAGCAGTACAGAAAGATGGTGATGGAGACCATCGAGAAGATCATGGGCAACCTGGGTGCAGCGGACATCGACCACAAGCTGGAGGAGCAGTTGATCGACGGTATCCTGTACGCCTTCCAGGAACAGACGACCGAG GACTCCGTGATGCTTAATGGTTTCGGCACAGTGGTGAACGCCCTCGGGAAGCGCGTGAAACCCTACCTGCCTCAGATCTGTGGTACGGTGCTGTGGCGTCTCAACAACAAGTCCGCCAAAGTCCGTCAGCAGGCTGCCGACCTGATCTCCCGCACGGCCGTGGTCATGAAGACTTGCCAGGAG GAGAAGCTGATGGGTCACTTGGGTGTGGTGCTGTACGAGTACCTGGGAGAGGAGTACCCGGAGGTGTTGGGTAGCATCCTGGGAGCATTGAAGGCCATCGTTAACGTCATCG GTATGCACAAAATGACTCCGCCGATCAAAGACCTGCTTCCTCGTTTGACTCCCATCCTGAAGAACCGACACGAGAAGGTGCAGGAGAACTGTATCGACCTGGTGGGCAGGATCGCTGACAG GGGTGCTGAATATGTGTCGGCCAGGGAGTGGATGAGGATTTGTTTCGaactgctggagctgctgaagGCTCACAAAAAGGCCATCCGCAGAGCTACTGTCAACACGTTTGGTTACATCGCCAAAGCCATCGG CCCCCACGATGTCTTGGCCACGCTGCTCAATAACCTGAAGGTCCAGGAGCGTCAGAACCGAGTCTGCACGACCGTGGCCATCGCCATCGTCGCCGAGACCTGTTCGCCGTTCACTGTGCTGCCGGCGCTCATGAACGAATACCGCGTGCCTGAACTCAACGTGCAGAACGGCGTGCTCAAGTCCCTCTCCTTCCTGTTTGAGTACATCGGAGAGATGGGCAAGGACTACATCTACGCCGTCACACCGCTGCTGGAGGACGCGCTCATGGACAG AGACCTGGTCCACCGACAGACAGCCAGCGCCGTGGTCCAGCACATGTCTCTGGGCGTCTACGGTTTCGGCTGTGAAGACTCCCTCAACCACCTGCTTAACTACGTGTGGCCCAACGTGTTTGAGACCTCGCCTCATGTGATCCAGGCGGTTATGGGTGCCCTGGAGGGGCTGAGGGTGGCCATCGGGCCCTGCCGCATGCTGCAGTACTGCTTACAG GGCTTGTTCCATCCGGCCAGGAAGGTGCGAGACGTCTACTGGAAGATTTACAACTCCATCTACATCGGCTCGCAGGACGCCCTCATCGCTCACTACCCACAAGTCTACAACGACGAGAAAAACATGTACGTCCGCTACGAACTAGATTACGTCTTGTAA